One genomic window of Carassius auratus strain Wakin chromosome 14, ASM336829v1, whole genome shotgun sequence includes the following:
- the LOC113114165 gene encoding fos-related antigen 1-like isoform X2, producing the protein MYNYGNLGRGFDRTFPDNGSGSGSSSATLATSAVTTPQQKYSVAGSNQFVPSLNAITSNQDLQWMLQPSILGAPGPPRALRPSYPLLPRIQSMNPQLSQSHQSRPGVIRAAMAVGSSTRSRNDEHLSPEELERRRIRRERNKMAAAKCRNRRRELTDTLQHQTDQLEDEKSRLQKEIAELQKEKEKLELVLEAHRPICKVQDSDSDSDSNGDLPTLSGIKIEPVDTDLPGPSRESKHHAKLKFNKPKPKIIIPPPASASTVTSIPLETESLHTPVLISTPSLTPFTASLVFSYPSSSLDTSSASSSQALNLAGSHSTSQSSQHPQPCGVAHRRSSSSGDQSDHSLNSPTILTL; encoded by the exons ATGTACAACTACGGAAACCTGGGCAGAGGATTCGATCGGACCTTCCCAGATAACGGCTCCGGATCAGGCTCGAGCTCCGCGACTCTCGCGACAAGCGCGGTCACAACTCCACAACAG AAGTATTCTGTGGCAGGATCCAATCAGTTTGTGCCCAGTCTCAATGCCATAACTTCAAACCAGGACCTTCAATGGATGCTTCAGCCCTCCATTCTAGGCGCCCCGGGACCTCCCAGGGCACTTCGACCATCCTACCCACTGCTGCCAAGAATCCAATCTATGAATCCTCAACTTTCCCAATCACATCAGTCCCGGCCGGGTGTTATTAGAGCAGCTATGGCTGTTGGCAGCTCAACGAGAAGCAGAAATGATGAACAT CTATCCCCTGAGGAACTTGAGCGGCGTAGAATTAGAAGGGAACGTAACAAAATGGCTGCGGCTAAGTGCAGGAATCGTCGACGTGAACTGACTGACACATTGCAACAT CAAACTGACCAGCTAGAGGATGAAAAATCACGTCTGCAGAAGGAGATCGCTGAGCTtcagaaggagaaagagaagcTTGAGTTGGTTCTTGAAGCCCATAGACCCATCTGCAAAGTCCAGGACTCGGATTCAGACTCTGACTCCAACGGTGACCTCCCGACGCTGAGTGGAATCAAGATTGAACCTGTGGACACTGATCTTCCTGGACCTTCAAGAGAATCAAAGCATCACGCCAAGCTTAAGTTTAATAAACCCAAGCCCAAAATTATCATCCCACCTCCTGCTTCAGCCTCCACCGTCACCAGCATACCTTTGGAAACAGAGTCTCTTCATACCCCTGTCCTCATCTCCACTCCATCTCTGACCCCTTTTACGGCCAGCCTTGTCTTCAGCTACCCCTCTTCTTCACTGGATACCAGCTCTGCGTCTTCATCCCAAGCTCTCAATCTCGCCGGCTCTCACAGTACCAGCCAGTCTTCTCAACACCCTCAGCCGTGTGGCGTCGCTCATCGCCGCAGCAGCAGCAGTGGAGATCAGTCAGATCACTCTCTCAATTCACCAACCATCCTCACCCTTTAA
- the LOC113114166 gene encoding coiled-coil domain-containing protein 85B-like — translation MGSDSEILNRELSKMSDEDLLACSKEELVSRLRREESEKMSALIQRGRLIKEVNKQLQGHLLEIRELKVINQRLQEENQELRDLCCFLDDDRLKVKKLAREWQLFGHHAAKVMREDLGGYLKKLADLERMQDGLVKENLDLKELCLVLEEECVSRSDSSPGGSTDLNIPCMVARDVGDGSSSTGSVGSPDQMHLVCSPDD, via the coding sequence ATGGGGAGCGACAGTGAAATACTGAACCGGGAGCTGTCAAAGATGTCCGATGAAGACTTGCTGGCTTGTTCTAAGGAAGAGCTGGTGAGTCGACTCCGCAGAGAAGAATCGGAAAAGATGTCGGCTCTCATACAGCGCGGTCGATTAATCAAGGAGGTCAATAAACAACTGCAGGGGCATCTGCTTGAAATCAGGGAACTCAAAGTCATCAACCAGAGGCTGCAAGAGGAGAACCAGGAACTTCGGGATTTGTGCTGCTTTCTGGACGACGACCGTCTGAAAGTGAAGAAGCTCGCCCGTGAGTGGCAACTATTCGGTCATCACGCTGCTAAAGTGATGCGCGAGGACCTCGGCGGATACCTCAAGAAGCTCGCTGACCTCGAGCGGATGCAAGACGGTCTGGTGAAGGAGAACCTGGATCTGAAGGAACTTTGTTTGGTGCTGGAGGAAGAGTGCGTGAGCAGAAGTGATTCCAGCCCTGGTGGCTCCACGGATCTCAACATACCGTGTATGGTGGCCCGGGACGTGGGTGATGGGAGCTCCAGCACCGGGAGTGTTGGCAGTCCAGACCAGATGCACTTGGTGTGTTCACCAGATGACTGA
- the LOC113114164 gene encoding protein YIF1A: MDFQQHGYRATKPRARASPPSGGPLLFDDTSSGPPPMNSQNYYSSEYNMADASAGGQDPGVGNLFADPMASAAMMYGSSLANQGKDIVNKEINRFMSVNKLKYFFAVDTKYVVKKLLLLMFPYTHQDWEVRYHRDTPLIPRHDVNAPDLYIPSMAFITYILLAGMALGIQKRFSPEVLGLCASTALVWIIIEVLVMLLSLYLLTVHTDLSTFDLVAYSGYKYVGMIFTVLCGLFFGSDGYFVALAWSSCALMFFIVRSLKMKILSSFSADSMGAGSSAKPHFRLYITLALAAFQPIIIYWLTAHLVR, translated from the exons ATGGATTTCCAGCAGCATGGATACCGTGCAA CAAAACCCAGAGCCAGAGCATCTCCTCCCAGTGGGGGTCCGCTTCTTTTTGATGACACCAGTTCTGGGCCCCCACCCATGAACAGCCAGAACTACTATAGTTCAGAATATAATATGGCTGATGCATCAGCAGGGGGTCAAGACCCCGGAGTGGGAAACCTCTTTGCTGATCCAATGGCCAGTGCTGCCATGATGTATGGCTCATCACTTGCCAATCAAGGCAAGGATATTGTGAACAAAGAG ATTAACCGATTCATGTCGGtcaacaagctgaagtatttctTTGCAGTTGATACCAAATATGTTGTGAAGAAACTGTTGCTTCTCATGTTCCCATACACACATCag GACTGGGAAGTACGTTACCACAGAGACACTCCCCTCATACCGCGCCATGATGTCAATGCTCCAGATCTCTACATACCct CAATGGCTTTTATCACTTACATTTTACTGGCTGGAATGGCTTTAGGAATCCAGAAACG GTTCAGTCCAGAGGTTTTGGGTTTGTGTGCAAGCACAGCTCTGGTTTGGATCATCATTGAAGTTCTTGTCATGTTGCTCAGTCTTTACTTGCTCACAGTTCACACAGACCTCTCAACGTTTGACCTTGTTGCTTACAGCGGATACAAATATGTGGG gaTGATTTTCACAGTGTTGTGTGGACTGTTCTTTGGCAGTGACGGCTACTTTGTTGCTCTTGCTTGGTCTTCTTGTGCTCTCATGTTTTTTATT GTACGTTCTCTAAAAATGAAGATCCTGTCTTCATTCTCCGCAGACTCAATGGGTGCCGGATCGAGCGCTAAGCCCCACTTTCGCTTGTACATTACCTTGGCATTAGCTGCCTTTCAGCCAATCATCATTTACTGGCTCACCGCTCATTTGGTCAGATGA
- the LOC113114165 gene encoding fos-related antigen 1-like isoform X1, with protein sequence MYNYGNLGRGFDRTFPDNGSGSGSSSATLATSAVTTPQQQKYSVAGSNQFVPSLNAITSNQDLQWMLQPSILGAPGPPRALRPSYPLLPRIQSMNPQLSQSHQSRPGVIRAAMAVGSSTRSRNDEHLSPEELERRRIRRERNKMAAAKCRNRRRELTDTLQHQTDQLEDEKSRLQKEIAELQKEKEKLELVLEAHRPICKVQDSDSDSDSNGDLPTLSGIKIEPVDTDLPGPSRESKHHAKLKFNKPKPKIIIPPPASASTVTSIPLETESLHTPVLISTPSLTPFTASLVFSYPSSSLDTSSASSSQALNLAGSHSTSQSSQHPQPCGVAHRRSSSSGDQSDHSLNSPTILTL encoded by the exons ATGTACAACTACGGAAACCTGGGCAGAGGATTCGATCGGACCTTCCCAGATAACGGCTCCGGATCAGGCTCGAGCTCCGCGACTCTCGCGACAAGCGCGGTCACAACTCCACAACAG CAGAAGTATTCTGTGGCAGGATCCAATCAGTTTGTGCCCAGTCTCAATGCCATAACTTCAAACCAGGACCTTCAATGGATGCTTCAGCCCTCCATTCTAGGCGCCCCGGGACCTCCCAGGGCACTTCGACCATCCTACCCACTGCTGCCAAGAATCCAATCTATGAATCCTCAACTTTCCCAATCACATCAGTCCCGGCCGGGTGTTATTAGAGCAGCTATGGCTGTTGGCAGCTCAACGAGAAGCAGAAATGATGAACAT CTATCCCCTGAGGAACTTGAGCGGCGTAGAATTAGAAGGGAACGTAACAAAATGGCTGCGGCTAAGTGCAGGAATCGTCGACGTGAACTGACTGACACATTGCAACAT CAAACTGACCAGCTAGAGGATGAAAAATCACGTCTGCAGAAGGAGATCGCTGAGCTtcagaaggagaaagagaagcTTGAGTTGGTTCTTGAAGCCCATAGACCCATCTGCAAAGTCCAGGACTCGGATTCAGACTCTGACTCCAACGGTGACCTCCCGACGCTGAGTGGAATCAAGATTGAACCTGTGGACACTGATCTTCCTGGACCTTCAAGAGAATCAAAGCATCACGCCAAGCTTAAGTTTAATAAACCCAAGCCCAAAATTATCATCCCACCTCCTGCTTCAGCCTCCACCGTCACCAGCATACCTTTGGAAACAGAGTCTCTTCATACCCCTGTCCTCATCTCCACTCCATCTCTGACCCCTTTTACGGCCAGCCTTGTCTTCAGCTACCCCTCTTCTTCACTGGATACCAGCTCTGCGTCTTCATCCCAAGCTCTCAATCTCGCCGGCTCTCACAGTACCAGCCAGTCTTCTCAACACCCTCAGCCGTGTGGCGTCGCTCATCGCCGCAGCAGCAGCAGTGGAGATCAGTCAGATCACTCTCTCAATTCACCAACCATCCTCACCCTTTAA